In a single window of the Oecophyllibacter saccharovorans genome:
- a CDS encoding DNA/RNA non-specific endonuclease: protein MAAPAVAAPQDNCSWLGPGQLLPQSGQLLCSDEFAVGYSASDREPLWSAEHLTAETLQQAEALHHRPDGFHADKRLPETERSELDDYARSGWGRGHLAPSGDMSSWAARKQSFTLSNVIPQNETLNSGRWEKIEAATRRLAWRDGELYVVTGPAFREARGFIGPDRVRVPSSIWKAVYDPRRRATSVVVCRNETRTHCAQGPVNGLERITGIDPFPGLPLQIRDHYVPLPLLPVRTTEDRWPVYRHRKQKIASWFERLLQ, encoded by the coding sequence ATGGCTGCGCCAGCTGTGGCGGCCCCGCAGGATAATTGCAGCTGGCTCGGACCGGGACAGCTTCTGCCCCAATCCGGCCAGCTGCTTTGCAGTGATGAATTCGCCGTTGGTTATTCAGCGTCTGACCGGGAACCGCTTTGGTCAGCTGAGCATCTGACAGCAGAAACGCTGCAACAGGCCGAGGCCTTGCATCATCGCCCTGACGGTTTTCACGCCGATAAGCGCCTGCCTGAGACAGAACGGTCCGAGCTGGATGACTATGCCCGTTCAGGCTGGGGGCGGGGACATCTGGCACCAAGCGGCGACATGTCGTCCTGGGCGGCACGAAAGCAGAGTTTCACGCTCAGTAATGTCATCCCCCAGAATGAAACCCTGAATTCAGGCAGGTGGGAAAAGATCGAAGCTGCAACCAGGCGTCTGGCCTGGAGGGATGGGGAACTTTATGTCGTGACAGGACCTGCCTTCCGGGAAGCACGTGGCTTCATAGGGCCTGATCGGGTGCGCGTTCCTTCCTCGATATGGAAAGCGGTTTATGATCCCCGCCGAAGGGCAACGAGCGTGGTCGTCTGCCGCAATGAAACGCGTACCCATTGCGCTCAGGGTCCCGTCAACGGCTTGGAGCGTATCACGGGGATTGATCCCTTTCCCGGGTTGCCGCTCCAGATCCGGGACCATTATGTGCCTTTACCGTTGCTGCCCGTCCGAACCACCG